A single region of the Paraburkholderia megapolitana genome encodes:
- a CDS encoding NAD(P)/FAD-dependent oxidoreductase codes for MSLDQNVTVDVAIIGAGPAGAVAAALLRRAGHSVRVLERQHFPRFSIGESLLPQSMTYLEEAGMLQAVVEAGFQYKNGAHFICNEQTSSFDFRDKHTPGWGTTYQVERAVFDDLLIRCAQQQGAEVSFGHTVRAIQTGAAPVLDIEDEAGAAYRVQARFVLDASGFGRVLPRLLNLEAPTRMPTRAAIFTHVRDGLPAGTTDRNKISVAVHPRRRDVWYWMIPLAGGRSSVGCVAEASFLDVPDAEREAKLRSLINEEPTLGRLIGAAPFLMPVRQIGGYAANVEKLHGPGYALLGNAGEFLDPVFSSGVTIALRSAHLATRALIRLLRGEAVDWQADYDVPLRKGIDTFRAFVERWYTGELQDIIFHPHQTEGIRRMISAVLAGYAWDETNPYVADPVRRLNALHEVCMQPV; via the coding sequence ATGTCTTTAGATCAGAATGTGACCGTCGATGTAGCGATTATCGGCGCTGGGCCCGCGGGTGCCGTTGCGGCGGCGTTACTGCGGCGTGCGGGACACTCGGTGCGAGTGCTCGAACGGCAACATTTTCCACGCTTTTCGATCGGTGAAAGTCTGTTGCCGCAGAGCATGACCTACCTTGAAGAAGCGGGCATGTTGCAGGCGGTGGTTGAAGCGGGTTTCCAGTACAAGAACGGCGCGCACTTTATCTGCAACGAGCAGACGTCGTCGTTCGACTTCCGCGACAAGCACACACCGGGGTGGGGCACGACATACCAGGTCGAGCGCGCGGTTTTCGACGATCTGTTGATCCGCTGCGCACAGCAGCAGGGTGCCGAGGTCAGCTTTGGCCACACGGTGCGCGCGATCCAGACCGGTGCGGCGCCTGTGCTCGATATCGAAGACGAGGCGGGTGCGGCGTACCGCGTGCAGGCGCGCTTTGTACTCGACGCGAGCGGTTTCGGCCGTGTGCTGCCGCGGCTCTTGAACCTCGAGGCGCCGACACGGATGCCGACTCGCGCCGCGATCTTCACCCACGTACGCGACGGCTTGCCCGCTGGCACGACCGATCGCAACAAGATCAGCGTGGCCGTGCATCCGCGGCGGCGCGACGTCTGGTACTGGATGATTCCGCTGGCTGGCGGCCGCTCGTCGGTTGGCTGCGTGGCGGAGGCGAGCTTTCTCGATGTACCGGATGCAGAACGCGAAGCGAAGCTGCGCAGCCTGATCAACGAGGAACCCACACTGGGTAGACTGATCGGCGCCGCACCGTTCCTGATGCCGGTGCGGCAGATCGGCGGGTATGCCGCGAACGTCGAGAAACTGCACGGCCCCGGCTATGCGCTGCTCGGCAACGCCGGTGAATTTCTCGACCCGGTGTTTTCTTCAGGCGTGACGATCGCACTGCGCTCCGCGCATCTCGCGACGCGCGCGTTAATACGGCTCCTGCGCGGCGAGGCCGTAGACTGGCAGGCCGATTACGACGTACCGCTGCGCAAGGGTATCGATACGTTCCGTGCGTTCGTCGAGCGGTGGTATACCGGCGAGCTACAGGACATCATTTTTCATCCGCACCAGACGGAGGGAATCCGTCGCATGATCAGTGCGGTGCTAGCGGGTTATGCGTGGGACGAGACGAATCCGTACGTTGCCGACCCGGTGCGCAGACTCAATGCGCTGCACGAAGTTTGCATGCAACCGGTGTGA